From Streptomyces sp. TLI_235, a single genomic window includes:
- a CDS encoding arginine/lysine/ornithine decarboxylase — translation MTPASSTALGPEAVPQAVSELGPPEPSATPLADAVLRVARRDIASFHALPLSHGRSILNSRTKAVYEALFGQAQLAADVSYSGTMLDSFFRPHGPLREAQRLAARTFGADTTLFLSAGTSTANRVALAALTRPGGRVLADRSCHQSVHFALGSLDVAVDYAPMRRCCDSCPRTFADLPVLLHSFAQAAAEGRPYDTVVLSAVSYDGVRYDLPTLLAEMSRLHPAVNVLVDEAWGAIHRFHPQLRPLTALAAVEQLRADDPSLPMTVAVTHSAHKSMSALRQGSYLHLVGDREAQERTAQALFQHHTTSPSFPVLASLDLARLQAEHEGEVLLDRSLMLARTLRNEIATDPRLSAYRTLGPEGHLTDPAMLVSDDPTRVLVDIRALGITAADFRRILFDEYALYVARESGGAVLFHVHIGVDEGTLLRLLEALRVIQRTYRTTSAALHEDSADHFIIAYPPGIPITVPGEKLCDATRAEIRALRASGSEIYTLYQPQPAAARDPETASATTAASE, via the coding sequence ATGACCCCAGCCAGCAGCACCGCCCTCGGGCCGGAAGCCGTCCCGCAGGCCGTGTCGGAGCTCGGCCCCCCGGAGCCGAGCGCCACCCCGCTCGCCGACGCCGTCCTGCGCGTCGCCAGACGGGACATCGCGTCCTTCCACGCGCTGCCCCTCTCGCACGGCCGGTCCATCCTCAACTCCCGGACCAAGGCCGTGTACGAGGCCCTCTTCGGGCAGGCGCAGCTGGCCGCCGACGTGTCCTACAGCGGCACCATGCTCGACTCGTTCTTCCGCCCGCACGGGCCGCTGCGCGAGGCCCAGCGGCTGGCCGCCAGGACCTTCGGCGCGGACACCACGCTCTTCCTGTCCGCCGGCACCTCGACCGCCAACCGGGTCGCGCTCGCCGCGCTCACCCGACCCGGCGGCCGGGTCCTCGCCGACCGCAGCTGCCACCAGTCCGTGCACTTCGCCCTCGGCTCCCTCGACGTCGCCGTCGACTACGCGCCGATGCGGCGCTGCTGCGACAGCTGCCCGCGCACCTTCGCCGACCTCCCGGTGCTGCTGCACAGCTTCGCCCAGGCCGCCGCCGAGGGCCGCCCGTACGACACCGTGGTGCTGTCCGCGGTCTCCTACGACGGCGTCCGCTACGACCTGCCCACCCTGCTCGCCGAGATGTCCCGGCTCCACCCCGCGGTCAACGTCCTGGTGGACGAGGCCTGGGGCGCCATCCACCGCTTCCACCCGCAGCTGCGTCCGCTGACCGCGCTCGCCGCCGTCGAACAGCTCCGCGCCGACGACCCGTCACTGCCCATGACGGTCGCCGTCACGCACTCCGCGCACAAGTCGATGTCCGCGCTGCGGCAGGGCTCGTACCTGCACCTCGTGGGCGATCGGGAGGCGCAGGAGCGCACCGCGCAGGCCCTCTTCCAGCACCACACCACCTCGCCCAGCTTCCCGGTGCTGGCCAGCCTCGACCTCGCCCGGCTGCAGGCCGAGCACGAGGGCGAGGTGCTGCTGGACCGGTCCCTGATGCTCGCCCGCACCCTGCGCAACGAGATCGCCACCGACCCCCGGCTCTCCGCCTACCGCACCCTCGGCCCCGAGGGCCACCTCACCGACCCGGCGATGCTGGTCTCCGACGACCCCACCCGTGTCCTGGTCGACATCCGCGCCCTCGGCATCACCGCCGCCGACTTCCGCCGCATCCTCTTCGACGAGTACGCCCTCTACGTGGCCCGGGAGAGCGGCGGCGCCGTCCTCTTCCACGTCCACATCGGCGTCGACGAGGGCACCCTGCTGCGCCTCCTGGAGGCCCTGCGGGTCATCCAGCGCACCTACCGGACGACCTCGGCGGCCCTGCACGAGGACAGCGCCGACCACTTCATCATCGCCTACCCGCCCGGCATCCCCATCACCGTGCCCGGCGAGAAGCTCTGCGACGCGACCCGCGCCGAGATCCGGGCGCTGCGCGCCAGCGGCAGCGAGATCTACACGCTCTACCAGCCGCAACCCGCCGCCGCCCGGGACCCCGAGACGGCATCCGCCACCACCGCAGCATCGGAGTAA
- a CDS encoding leucine rich repeat (LRR) protein — MPLPPNSLRRDPDGTPVALRAPHAGLTHWPEDLAALRGLRLIDLDGNRLTELPAAVAGLPALHTLLLYGNRIGSVPSELGDAPALRHLSLGGNGLAELPDRLWRLTGLHSLNLAENELTGVPDGIGALTGLRMLDLGHNRLDHIPAVIGDLSYLTDYLYLSDNGFTAVPASLGRLDRLGYLNLTDNRLTTLPASLGSLAALRELRLYRNRLTELPDTLGRLTALRELHLADNRITELPASIGGLTDLRVIDLRNNPLRRLPESVGALRRLRQLDLRATRITDLPAGLADLPDLEKLDLRWTKPETLPDWLPALRERGCTVLL, encoded by the coding sequence ATGCCCCTTCCCCCGAACTCCCTCCGCCGTGACCCGGACGGCACCCCGGTCGCCCTGCGCGCACCGCACGCCGGCCTCACCCACTGGCCCGAGGACCTCGCCGCACTGCGCGGCCTCCGGCTGATCGACCTCGACGGCAACCGCCTGACCGAGCTGCCGGCGGCGGTCGCCGGGCTGCCCGCGCTGCACACCCTGCTGCTGTACGGGAACCGGATCGGCAGTGTGCCGTCCGAGCTGGGCGACGCACCGGCCCTGCGCCACCTCAGCCTGGGCGGCAACGGCCTCGCCGAACTGCCGGACCGGCTCTGGCGGCTGACCGGCCTGCACTCGCTCAACCTGGCCGAGAACGAGCTGACCGGAGTGCCCGACGGCATCGGCGCCCTCACCGGGCTGCGGATGCTCGACCTCGGCCACAACCGGCTCGACCACATCCCGGCGGTCATCGGCGACCTGTCGTACCTCACCGACTACCTCTACCTCAGCGACAACGGCTTCACCGCCGTCCCGGCGAGCCTCGGCCGACTGGACCGCCTCGGCTACCTCAATCTGACGGACAACCGGCTCACCACCCTGCCCGCGTCCCTGGGCTCACTGGCGGCGCTCCGCGAACTCCGGCTCTACCGCAACCGGCTGACCGAGCTGCCGGACACCCTCGGCCGGCTCACCGCGCTGCGCGAGCTGCACCTGGCCGACAACCGGATCACCGAACTGCCCGCGAGCATCGGCGGTCTGACGGACCTGCGGGTGATCGACCTGCGGAACAACCCGCTGCGCCGCCTGCCGGAGTCCGTCGGTGCGCTCCGCCGCCTGCGCCAGCTCGACCTGCGGGCCACCCGGATCACCGACCTCCCCGCCGGGCTGGCAGACCTGCCCGACCTGGAGAAGCTCGACCTGCGCTGGACGAAGCCGGAGACGCTGCCCGACTGGCTGCCGGCCCTCCGCGAGCGCGGCTGCACCGTCCTGCTCTGA
- a CDS encoding tetratricopeptide repeat protein has product MDRERLVEVVGEDNRGTGYLIGPRLVLTSAHVVGGVGTTARVLQPGRRPRYRSTVVWRGDPDGGTDAALVRVEPAVWQGPEGTAEPWGQLATMRPGQPVETWGVPWAIQDGGTAEAMQLSGTVNPGTGYVRERHFLTLSDHGFAQWAGTGVPWAGLSGAAVVCNGLLIGVVKADMLTFGHGMLEVVPAYVLHADGSFVAALKEHGADSSTLGQAEFDRLHRHDVPTPSTGPLPPAALLQAGREVVGFHGREDILDRLRGWCEPPGFGVRLLHGPGGQGKTRLAARLAETLRQDDPRWTVLWPDPAASPDELAAVRDSTGPVLVVLDYAEARREQLSGLLRAGQSHRGGVPLKVLLLARTAGGWWDSAKWAADGAVLRRAPAEELPALAPDRETRALLYRQALTAFAERLPAPTDTAEGGTWHDRAAELAAPRPAALASGNVLTLHMTALADLLDKAVGDGEPVLDDAGQDAEDRILEHERLYWAQVAHERPLPHGLGEGGAPADALATVALLGGVPLSGREREALLRRSPVLADLRAHEIRPVREWVEAVYPVATENPWEVLQPDRLAERFVGRHVLSDPELADGLLAGVGPGRMAVRALTVLARAAAHPPLIGRLDGLITEVCTRHGGSLGTATMDVATQVERPQPLVDALWRRTEDPATSLAELADLADRLPRTSRVLADWALRLVERLVELRRDGGTATVQERIALGIEYRRLGKRLSDVGRPAEALTATEQAAELLRPLLDSDPPGVRLHLAAVLNNRSMCLATLGRRGEALEPAEQAVEQYRIVVDAEPVPEEARSQLVRALSGLSAVQSQLGRHEDALDTVVEAVKAQRELVPDGGPEAAIGLVSQLNNLSVRHTEAGGYRAAFEAAGEAVALCEPLAEQYPDAYLQDLDRVLGTLASCYGDLGDHGRSLELARRCVALREKLYREHPEAHRHSLAQGLNSLAIDHGTAGHAAEAVATAERSVLLYRELAGSHADGHRAELAMALNTLANQRDAADDVDGALAAAEEACRIYTDLDEALPGVFAADRAMSLGTVASCLIELGRSDEAIERSFEAVAIFRRLAESGPAPIAKYFVVVLHNLRLYLQAADRTADAMDLIDEALGTYADPEGHRADAVHPVTVELLIGRTMCLYSSGHRDEAVEPMRKVVELARRAAARPSGPGPAELVQRLGFLSAIAFGAGRSGEAADAKVEQAELMRQLALDDPQRYEGELADVLGNARNLLFLVDRIDEAEEAARRAVEVRGRLAERGGTAERVQLVMELAGLAEIMMMRAGVSEALATLDLVQEEEGKLSAEEAAAHRVTLVQAHRLRGQLLYVVGRRDEALSFAREYVLTAEEIAEFAPERTPVLLAALLMAGSLLVDDEQRDEALACLRRAVALCRPHAEAQEPGYEILMASCLGGLGAALALEPADPQQAVEATTEALAICRGLWAADPVGGRANLTRAVAQHGMRLAEAGRAEEGLPLVDEALLLARKSADTDRRVHLFELVEALGVSADVRARAGREAAIASAALDELTDLLEILRGEQPGLVEQMTGRIADIRKRLRG; this is encoded by the coding sequence GTGGACCGCGAGCGGCTGGTCGAGGTCGTCGGCGAGGACAACCGGGGGACCGGGTACCTGATCGGCCCGCGCCTGGTCCTCACCTCGGCGCACGTCGTCGGCGGGGTGGGGACGACAGCACGGGTGCTGCAGCCGGGCCGACGGCCCCGGTACCGCTCGACGGTGGTCTGGCGCGGCGACCCGGACGGCGGCACCGACGCGGCCCTGGTGCGGGTGGAGCCCGCCGTGTGGCAGGGACCGGAGGGCACGGCCGAGCCGTGGGGACAGCTGGCCACCATGCGACCCGGCCAACCGGTCGAGACCTGGGGCGTCCCGTGGGCGATCCAGGACGGCGGCACCGCCGAGGCCATGCAGCTCAGCGGAACCGTCAACCCGGGCACCGGCTACGTCCGGGAGCGTCACTTCCTCACCCTGTCCGACCACGGCTTCGCGCAGTGGGCCGGCACCGGAGTGCCGTGGGCCGGTCTGTCCGGTGCCGCGGTGGTGTGCAACGGACTGCTGATCGGCGTGGTCAAGGCGGACATGCTGACCTTCGGCCACGGGATGCTGGAGGTCGTCCCCGCCTACGTGCTGCACGCCGACGGCAGCTTCGTGGCAGCACTGAAGGAGCACGGGGCCGACTCGTCCACCCTGGGGCAGGCGGAGTTCGACCGCCTCCACCGGCATGACGTCCCCACCCCCTCGACCGGCCCGCTGCCGCCCGCCGCCCTGCTGCAGGCCGGCCGGGAGGTCGTCGGCTTCCACGGCCGCGAGGACATCCTGGACCGACTCCGGGGGTGGTGCGAGCCGCCCGGCTTCGGCGTCCGGCTGCTGCACGGGCCCGGCGGCCAGGGCAAGACCAGGCTCGCCGCCCGCCTCGCGGAGACGCTCCGGCAGGACGACCCCCGGTGGACCGTGCTGTGGCCGGACCCGGCCGCCTCACCGGACGAACTGGCGGCGGTGCGGGACAGCACCGGACCCGTCCTGGTCGTCCTCGACTACGCGGAGGCACGGCGCGAGCAACTGTCCGGACTGCTGCGAGCCGGCCAGTCCCACCGGGGCGGCGTTCCGCTCAAGGTGCTGCTCCTCGCCCGGACCGCCGGCGGCTGGTGGGACAGCGCGAAGTGGGCAGCCGACGGCGCCGTGCTGCGCCGGGCACCCGCCGAAGAGCTCCCCGCCCTCGCGCCCGACCGCGAAACGCGCGCACTCCTGTACCGGCAGGCGCTGACCGCCTTCGCCGAACGGCTGCCCGCCCCGACGGACACGGCCGAGGGCGGGACCTGGCACGACCGCGCGGCGGAGCTCGCCGCGCCCCGGCCCGCGGCACTGGCGTCCGGCAACGTCCTGACCCTGCACATGACGGCGCTGGCCGACCTGCTGGACAAGGCCGTCGGGGACGGAGAGCCGGTCCTGGACGACGCCGGGCAGGACGCCGAGGACCGCATCCTCGAACACGAGCGGCTGTACTGGGCCCAGGTCGCACACGAGCGGCCGCTTCCGCACGGACTCGGCGAGGGCGGAGCACCGGCCGACGCGCTGGCCACGGTCGCGCTGCTCGGCGGCGTACCGCTGAGCGGCCGGGAGCGGGAGGCGCTGCTGCGCCGCTCACCCGTCCTCGCCGACCTCCGGGCGCACGAGATCAGGCCCGTCCGCGAATGGGTCGAGGCCGTCTACCCGGTGGCCACCGAGAATCCCTGGGAGGTCCTGCAGCCCGACCGGCTCGCCGAGCGATTCGTCGGCCGGCACGTCCTGTCCGACCCCGAGCTCGCTGACGGCCTGCTGGCCGGGGTGGGTCCCGGCCGGATGGCGGTCCGGGCGCTCACCGTGCTCGCCCGCGCCGCCGCCCATCCGCCGCTGATCGGCAGGCTCGACGGCCTGATCACCGAGGTCTGCACCCGGCACGGCGGCAGCCTCGGGACGGCCACCATGGATGTGGCCACCCAAGTGGAGCGGCCGCAGCCGCTGGTCGACGCACTGTGGAGGCGCACCGAGGACCCGGCGACGTCGCTCGCCGAGCTGGCAGACCTCGCCGACCGGCTGCCGAGGACGTCGCGCGTCCTGGCGGACTGGGCGCTGCGGTTGGTGGAGCGGTTGGTCGAGCTGCGACGGGACGGCGGAACGGCCACGGTCCAGGAGAGGATCGCCCTCGGCATCGAGTACCGTCGTCTGGGCAAGCGGCTCTCGGACGTCGGCCGGCCGGCCGAGGCCCTCACGGCCACGGAGCAGGCCGCCGAGCTGCTGCGGCCCCTGCTGGACAGCGACCCGCCGGGCGTCCGGCTCCACCTGGCCGCCGTCCTGAACAACCGGTCCATGTGCCTGGCCACGCTGGGCAGGCGCGGTGAGGCCCTCGAGCCGGCCGAGCAGGCGGTGGAGCAGTACCGCATCGTCGTCGATGCCGAGCCGGTCCCTGAGGAGGCCCGCAGTCAGCTGGTGCGTGCGCTGAGCGGCCTCTCGGCGGTGCAGAGCCAGCTCGGCCGCCACGAGGATGCGCTCGACACCGTGGTCGAGGCGGTGAAGGCCCAGAGGGAGTTGGTTCCGGACGGCGGGCCCGAGGCGGCGATCGGACTCGTGTCGCAGCTCAACAACCTCTCCGTCCGTCACACCGAGGCGGGCGGTTACCGGGCGGCGTTCGAGGCGGCCGGCGAGGCGGTGGCGCTGTGCGAACCGCTCGCCGAGCAGTACCCGGACGCCTACCTGCAGGACCTGGACCGGGTGCTGGGCACTCTGGCCAGCTGTTACGGCGACCTCGGAGACCACGGCAGGAGCTTGGAGTTGGCCCGCCGGTGCGTGGCGCTCCGCGAGAAGCTCTACCGGGAACACCCCGAGGCCCACCGGCACAGCCTCGCCCAGGGGCTCAACTCACTGGCGATCGACCACGGAACGGCGGGTCACGCCGCGGAGGCGGTGGCGACGGCCGAGCGGTCGGTGCTGCTCTACCGCGAGCTGGCCGGGTCGCATGCGGACGGCCATCGGGCCGAACTGGCAATGGCGCTCAACACGCTGGCCAATCAGCGTGATGCCGCCGACGACGTCGATGGTGCGCTGGCCGCGGCCGAGGAGGCCTGTCGCATCTACACCGACCTGGACGAGGCTCTTCCCGGGGTGTTCGCCGCGGACCGGGCCATGAGCCTGGGCACCGTGGCAAGTTGTCTCATCGAGTTGGGACGGTCGGACGAGGCGATCGAGCGCTCCTTCGAAGCCGTGGCGATCTTCCGGCGGCTCGCCGAGTCGGGCCCGGCCCCGATCGCCAAGTACTTCGTGGTCGTCCTGCACAATCTGCGGCTCTACCTGCAGGCCGCGGACCGTACGGCGGACGCCATGGATCTCATCGACGAGGCGCTAGGGACCTACGCCGACCCCGAGGGCCACCGGGCCGACGCGGTCCATCCCGTGACGGTGGAGCTGCTGATCGGGCGCACGATGTGCCTCTACTCGTCGGGGCACCGGGACGAGGCCGTCGAGCCGATGCGCAAGGTGGTGGAACTCGCGAGGCGGGCGGCCGCCCGGCCTTCCGGGCCCGGGCCGGCCGAGCTGGTCCAGCGGCTGGGGTTCCTCAGCGCGATCGCCTTCGGCGCCGGCCGGTCCGGCGAGGCTGCGGATGCAAAGGTGGAGCAGGCCGAGCTAATGCGGCAGCTCGCGCTGGACGATCCGCAGCGGTACGAAGGGGAGCTCGCCGACGTACTGGGGAACGCCAGGAACCTGCTCTTCCTGGTGGACCGCATCGACGAGGCCGAGGAGGCGGCCCGCCGGGCGGTCGAGGTCCGGGGCAGGCTCGCCGAGCGGGGCGGGACCGCCGAGCGGGTCCAGCTCGTCATGGAGTTGGCCGGACTCGCCGAGATCATGATGATGCGCGCGGGGGTGTCCGAGGCGCTGGCGACCCTCGACCTGGTGCAGGAAGAGGAGGGGAAGCTCTCGGCCGAGGAGGCGGCCGCCCACCGAGTGACGCTCGTGCAGGCCCACCGCTTGCGAGGCCAACTCCTGTACGTCGTCGGGCGCAGGGACGAGGCACTCTCCTTCGCGCGGGAGTACGTGCTCACCGCCGAAGAGATCGCCGAGTTCGCCCCGGAGCGGACACCCGTCCTTCTGGCGGCTCTCCTCATGGCCGGGTCGCTGCTGGTCGACGACGAGCAGCGCGACGAGGCACTTGCCTGCCTCCGGCGGGCGGTCGCCCTCTGCCGACCTCACGCGGAGGCACAGGAGCCCGGGTACGAGATCCTCATGGCCAGCTGCCTCGGAGGGCTGGGCGCGGCCCTCGCACTCGAACCGGCCGATCCGCAACAGGCGGTGGAGGCGACCACCGAAGCACTGGCCATCTGCCGTGGGCTCTGGGCAGCAGATCCGGTGGGCGGACGTGCCAACCTCACCCGTGCGGTGGCCCAGCACGGCATGCGGCTCGCCGAGGCCGGCCGCGCCGAGGAGGGCCTTCCGCTCGTTGACGAAGCTCTGCTGCTGGCACGGAAGTCGGCCGACACCGACCGGCGTGTCCACCTGTTCGAACTCGTCGAGGCGCTCGGTGTCTCCGCCGATGTCCGGGCCCGCGCCGGCCGGGAGGCCGCGATCGCGTCGGCCGCGCTGGACGAGCTGACGGATCTTCTGGAGATCCTGAGGGGGGAACAGCCTGGCCTGGTGGAGCAGATGACGGGCAGGATCGCCGACATCCGGAAGCGCCTCCGCGGTTGA
- a CDS encoding glycerol-3-phosphate dehydrogenase — protein MTSADAASAAGFAGTSALNAHRRTAELAALGDFPAVDLLVVGGGVTGAGIALDAAARGLRAVLVDSRDLAFGTSRWSSKLVHGGLRYLASGRIGVARESAVERGILMTRTAPHLVRALPQLVPLLPSVGRGQAALVRAGFLAGDALRAVAGTPAAVLPRVRRIGAEETVRLVPGVRTAGLSGALVAHDGQLVDDARLVVAIARTAAHHGATVLTRVRAEQVTGGSARLTDTLTGETLTLTARAVVNSAGVWAGEVDDTVRLRPSRGTHLVLDAAALGHPRAALTVPVPGSTSRFVFALPQQLGRIAVGLTDEDAPGPIPDEPQPTETEIGFLLDTVNTALRTALTREDVRGAFAGLRPLIDTGGGATADLSRKHAVLESPNGLITVVGGKLTTYRQMAEDAVDTAVRRRGLSAGPCLTRRLPLIGAPGRSDSRPVDGLPASLVARHGGLSADVAAAAVSRPLETVAEGIDVTRAEIAYALTHEGALDAEDVLHRRTRIGLVPADADRARPAVEEIAAAAG, from the coding sequence GTGACTTCTGCTGACGCCGCCTCCGCCGCCGGGTTCGCCGGAACCAGCGCCCTCAACGCCCACCGCCGGACGGCCGAACTCGCCGCCCTCGGCGACTTCCCGGCCGTCGACCTGCTCGTCGTCGGCGGCGGCGTGACGGGCGCCGGCATCGCCCTCGACGCCGCCGCGCGCGGCCTGCGCGCCGTCCTCGTCGACTCCCGCGACCTCGCCTTCGGCACCAGCCGCTGGAGCTCCAAACTCGTCCACGGCGGCCTGCGCTACCTCGCCTCCGGCCGGATCGGCGTCGCCCGCGAGAGCGCCGTCGAACGCGGCATCCTGATGACCCGCACCGCCCCGCACCTGGTGCGCGCGCTGCCCCAGCTCGTCCCGCTGCTGCCCTCCGTCGGACGCGGCCAGGCAGCCCTCGTCCGGGCCGGCTTCCTCGCCGGCGACGCCCTGCGGGCCGTGGCCGGCACACCCGCCGCGGTGCTGCCCCGGGTACGGCGGATCGGCGCCGAAGAGACCGTCCGGCTGGTGCCCGGAGTCCGCACCGCGGGGCTGTCCGGCGCACTCGTCGCCCACGACGGCCAACTCGTCGACGACGCCCGGCTCGTGGTCGCCATCGCCCGGACGGCCGCGCACCACGGCGCGACCGTCCTCACCCGGGTCCGCGCCGAACAGGTCACCGGCGGCTCCGCCCGGCTCACCGACACCCTCACCGGCGAAACGCTCACCCTCACCGCCCGGGCCGTCGTCAACTCCGCCGGCGTCTGGGCGGGCGAGGTCGACGACACCGTCCGGCTGCGGCCCAGCCGCGGCACCCACCTGGTCCTCGACGCCGCCGCGCTCGGACACCCCCGCGCCGCCCTCACCGTGCCCGTGCCCGGCTCCACCAGCCGCTTCGTCTTCGCCCTGCCCCAACAACTCGGCCGGATCGCCGTCGGCCTCACCGACGAGGACGCCCCCGGACCGATCCCGGACGAGCCGCAGCCCACCGAGACCGAGATCGGCTTCCTGCTGGACACCGTGAACACCGCGCTGCGGACCGCACTCACCCGCGAGGACGTCCGCGGCGCCTTCGCCGGCCTGCGCCCACTCATCGACACCGGCGGCGGCGCGACCGCCGACCTCTCCCGCAAGCACGCCGTCCTCGAATCGCCGAACGGCCTCATCACCGTCGTCGGCGGCAAACTCACCACCTACCGGCAGATGGCCGAGGACGCCGTCGACACCGCCGTGCGCCGCCGCGGACTCTCCGCAGGGCCCTGCCTCACCCGCCGCCTGCCGCTGATCGGCGCCCCCGGCCGCAGCGACAGCCGCCCCGTCGACGGCCTGCCCGCCTCCCTCGTCGCCCGGCACGGCGGCCTGTCGGCGGACGTGGCCGCCGCCGCGGTCTCCCGGCCCCTGGAGACGGTCGCCGAAGGCATCGACGTCACCCGCGCCGAGATCGCCTACGCCCTCACCCACGAAGGCGCCCTCGACGCCGAGGACGTCCTCCACCGCCGCACCCGCATCGGCCTCGTCCCGGCCGACGCCGACCGCGCCCGCCCGGCCGTCGAGGAGATCGCTGCTGCTGCGGGCTGA
- a CDS encoding TetR family transcriptional regulator, translated as MSSSNDTGQSDAGTPATSTDDAILDAAAHLIVHLGVQRTQLAEIARRAGVSRPTVYRRWPDVRAIIGALLTREIRRTQEQVELTGEDREAFVDAVVEVAVRLRDHPVVGALLHSDTIVEYVVERLGTSQRGLLDAIGTAVRQGQRHGSIRAGEPTELAAMVLLIAQSTVQSHRMVAQLLPEQAWRRELARALNGYLAP; from the coding sequence ATGTCAAGCAGTAACGACACCGGTCAGTCGGACGCGGGCACCCCGGCGACGAGCACCGACGACGCGATCCTCGACGCCGCCGCCCACCTGATCGTCCATCTCGGCGTCCAGCGGACCCAGTTGGCGGAGATCGCACGCCGCGCCGGGGTCAGCCGGCCGACCGTCTACCGCCGCTGGCCGGACGTCCGCGCGATCATCGGCGCCCTGCTGACCCGCGAGATCCGCCGCACCCAGGAGCAGGTCGAGCTCACCGGCGAGGACCGCGAGGCCTTCGTCGACGCCGTCGTCGAGGTCGCCGTCCGACTGCGCGACCACCCCGTGGTCGGCGCCCTGCTGCACTCCGACACCATCGTCGAATACGTCGTCGAACGCCTCGGCACCAGCCAGCGCGGCCTGCTCGACGCCATCGGCACCGCCGTCCGGCAAGGCCAGCGGCACGGCTCCATCCGCGCCGGCGAGCCCACCGAGCTGGCCGCCATGGTCCTGCTCATCGCCCAGTCCACCGTCCAGTCGCACCGCATGGTCGCGCAGCTGCTGCCCGAGCAGGCCTGGCGCCGCGAACTGGCCCGCGCCCTGAACGGATACCTCGCGCCGTGA
- a CDS encoding alkyldihydroxyacetonephosphate synthase → MASETQAGQDGGAALPLPPMKWDAWGDPALAKPLPEDIKGLLAAALGVSADAAAAPLAAEDVRLRPSALSAEDLAALTAVVGAGHISTADADRLPRAGGKSTPDLLRRRSREPQDAPDAVLLPGGEEEIAAVLAVCAERRIAVVPFGGGTSVVGGLDPVRGSFSAVVSLDLRRLDALHSLDEVSGEAVLGAGLTGPRAEELLAERGWELGHYPQSFRFATIGGFAATRSSGQDSAGHGRFDEMVRGLRVVTPAGVLDLGRAPASAAGPDLRELFLGSEGAFGVITRVQVRIHPLPAAKVHEAWSFPDFATGAAALRAVEQQGTGATVIRLSDEAETAINLAMTEKIGGTQVTGGCLAVTVFEGTKEQAEARHERTRAVLLAAGGTSLGAEPAAGWEHGRFSAPYLRDALLDGGALCETLETATDWANLARLRTAVTAALQGALGANSLVLCHISHVYPTGASLYFTVVGAQQGDPIAQWGAAKRAACDAIMANGGTITHHHAVGADHRPWMEQEIGDLGVRILRAVKDAVDPVGILNPGKLIP, encoded by the coding sequence ATGGCATCTGAGACGCAAGCAGGTCAGGACGGCGGCGCCGCCCTGCCGCTCCCCCCGATGAAGTGGGACGCCTGGGGCGACCCGGCCCTCGCCAAGCCGCTCCCCGAGGACATCAAGGGCCTGCTGGCCGCCGCCCTCGGCGTGTCCGCGGACGCCGCCGCCGCGCCGCTCGCCGCCGAGGACGTCCGGCTGCGGCCCTCCGCGCTGTCCGCCGAGGACCTCGCCGCGCTCACGGCCGTGGTCGGCGCCGGGCACATCTCCACCGCGGACGCCGACCGGCTGCCCCGGGCGGGCGGCAAGTCCACGCCCGACCTGCTGCGCCGCCGCAGCCGCGAGCCGCAGGACGCGCCGGACGCGGTGCTGCTGCCCGGCGGCGAGGAGGAGATCGCCGCCGTTCTCGCGGTCTGCGCCGAACGCCGGATCGCCGTGGTGCCCTTCGGCGGCGGTACGAGTGTGGTCGGCGGCCTCGACCCGGTCCGCGGCTCCTTCTCGGCCGTCGTCTCGCTCGACCTGCGCCGCCTGGACGCCCTGCACTCCCTGGACGAGGTCTCCGGCGAGGCGGTGCTCGGCGCCGGCCTCACCGGCCCGCGTGCCGAGGAGCTCCTCGCCGAGCGCGGCTGGGAGCTCGGCCACTACCCGCAGAGCTTCCGCTTCGCGACCATCGGCGGCTTCGCCGCCACCCGCTCCTCCGGCCAGGACTCGGCCGGCCACGGCCGCTTCGACGAGATGGTCCGCGGCCTGCGCGTGGTCACCCCGGCCGGGGTGCTGGACCTCGGCCGCGCCCCCGCCTCCGCCGCCGGCCCGGACCTGCGCGAGCTGTTCCTCGGCTCCGAGGGCGCCTTCGGCGTCATCACCCGGGTCCAGGTGCGCATCCACCCGCTGCCCGCCGCCAAGGTCCACGAGGCCTGGAGCTTCCCCGACTTCGCCACCGGCGCCGCCGCGCTGCGCGCGGTCGAGCAGCAGGGCACCGGCGCGACGGTGATCCGGCTCTCCGACGAGGCCGAGACCGCGATCAACCTCGCCATGACGGAGAAGATCGGCGGTACCCAGGTGACCGGCGGCTGCCTCGCCGTCACCGTCTTCGAGGGCACCAAGGAGCAGGCCGAAGCCCGCCACGAGCGGACCCGGGCCGTGCTGCTCGCCGCCGGAGGCACCTCGCTCGGCGCCGAACCCGCGGCCGGCTGGGAGCACGGCCGGTTCTCCGCCCCGTACCTGCGCGACGCGCTGCTCGACGGCGGCGCGCTCTGCGAGACCCTGGAGACCGCCACCGACTGGGCGAACCTGGCCCGGCTGCGGACGGCCGTCACCGCCGCGCTGCAGGGCGCCCTCGGCGCCAACAGCCTGGTGCTCTGCCACATCTCGCACGTCTACCCGACCGGCGCCTCGCTCTACTTCACCGTGGTCGGCGCCCAGCAGGGCGACCCGATCGCCCAGTGGGGCGCGGCCAAGCGCGCCGCCTGCGACGCCATCATGGCCAACGGCGGCACCATCACCCACCACCACGCGGTCGGCGCCGACCACCGCCCCTGGATGGAGCAGGAGATCGGCGACCTCGGGGTGCGGATCCTCCGTGCCGTCAAGGACGCCGTCGACCCGGTCGGCATCCTCAACCCCGGCAAGCTGATCCCGTGA